In Perca fluviatilis chromosome 18, GENO_Pfluv_1.0, whole genome shotgun sequence, one genomic interval encodes:
- the smpdl3a gene encoding LOW QUALITY PROTEIN: acid sphingomyelinase-like phosphodiesterase 3a (The sequence of the model RefSeq protein was modified relative to this genomic sequence to represent the inferred CDS: deleted 1 base in 1 codon; substituted 1 base at 1 genomic stop codon), whose protein sequence is MVQLLCFVLLLCGAAPLAAAPAGRSYLSAATGRFWHITDLHLDPTYHLNPDPTKVCYSSKGAPATHAGMFGDFLCDSPYRLIQSAFAHMAPLTQPQDFIIWTGDSPPHVPAGELSTDTVIQVISNMTQTIRQHFPNLTVYPALGNHDYWPQDQMPSSTNAIYKAAALLWKPWLQTEALLTLSQGGFYSQLVKPGLRVLSLNTTXYGPRISRTRNAADPAGRFGGGEKKEGAAGGEGVYIIAHVPVGYLPFARNTTAVRESYNERLVAIFREFSHVIAGHFYGHTHRDSIMVLLDQQGKPVNSLFVSPAVTPIKYVLEPYSNNPAFRMYLYNTGDYALLDIWQYYLNLTEANEKQRSDWRLEYIMTEAFGLTDLQPQSLLQLGLSFRLPQTKAFDLYFSHFMVNYNSSITCEGDCKLSQVCAVLCLDQLSYSKCVAKAEW, encoded by the exons ATGGTACAACTTCTGTGTTTCGTGTTGCTGCTGTGCGGCGCGGCTCCTCTTGCGGCGGCCCCCGCCGGGAGAAGCTACCTGTCGGCCGCCACAG GCAGGTTCTGGCACATCACGGACCTCCACCTGGACCCCACCTACCACCTGAACCCGGACCCCACCAAGGTTTGCTACTCCTCCAAAGGAGCCCCCGCAACCCATGCCGGCATGTTCGGGGACTTCCTGTGTGACTCTCCGTACCGCCTCATCCAGTCAGCCTTCGCTCACATGGCGCCGCTCACACAGCCACAGGACTTCATCATATGGACCGG TGACAGTCCACCTCACGTCCCCGCGGGCGAGCTCTCTACGGACACGGTGATCCAGGTGATCAGTAACATGACCCAGACCATCAGACAACACTTCCCCAACCTGACAGTCTATCCTGCTCTGGGTAACCATGACTACTGGCCACAG GACCAGATGCCGAGCTCCACTAACGCCATCTACAAAGCTGCTGCCCTGCTGTGGAAACCCTGGCTGCAGACCGAAGCTCTGCTCACACTCTCACAAG GTGGTTTCTACTCCCAGCTGGTAAAGCCTGGTTTGCGGGTGCTTAGTCTCAACACTACTTAATACGGCCCACGCATA AGTCGCACAAGAAACGCGGCGGACCCTGCTGGacggtttggggggggggaaaaaaaagaaggcgctgcggggggggagggg GTGTACATCATAGCTCATGTGCCAGTGGGGTACCTGCCCTTTGCCAGGAACACCACTGCTGTAAGAGAGAGCTACAACGAGCGGCTGGTCGCCATCTTCAGGGAGTTCAGTCATGTCATCGCGGGACACTTCTATGGCCACACCCACCGTGACAGCATCATGGTGCTGTTGGACCAACAGG GTAAACCAGTGAATTCTCTTTTCGTGTCACCGGCTGTCACACCAATCAAGTATGTTTTGGAGCCCTACTCTAACAACCCGGCTTTCCGCATGTACTTGTACAACACCGGGGACTACGCGCTGCTG GATATCTGGCAGTACTATTTGAACCTGACGGAAGCCAACGAGAAACAAAGATCTGACTGGAGGCTTGAATATATCATGACCGAGGCTTTTGGACTGACTGACCTGCAGCCACAGAGCTTGCTCCAGCTGGGCCTGAGCTTCAGGCTGCCGCAGACCAAAGCCTTCGACTTGTATTTCAGCCACTTCATGGTCAACTACAACAGCAGCATCACCTGCGAAGGTGACTGTAAGCTCAGCCAGGTGTGTGCTGTGCTCTGCCTGGACCAACTGTCCTACTCCAAATGTGTCGCTAAGGCAGAATGGTAG
- the LOC120546848 gene encoding fatty acid-binding protein, brain, producing the protein MVDAFCATWKLVDSENFDEYMKALGVGFATRQVGNVTKPTIIISQEGDKVVVRTQSTFKNTEISFKLGEEFDEATADDRNCKSTVTMEGDKLVHVQKWDGKENKLVREIKDGKMIMNLTFEDVHAVRSYEKA; encoded by the exons ATGGTCGACGCCTTCTGTGCCACTTGGAAACTGGTCGACAGTGAGAATTTTGATGAGTACATGAAAGCACTCG GTGTGGGCTTTGCCACCCGGCAGGTCGGTAATGTGACCAAGCCGACTATAATCATCAGCCAGGAGGGTGACAAGGTGGTGGTTCGCACCCAGAGCACCTTCAAAAACACAGAGATCTCCTTCAAGCTGGGAGAGGAGTTCGACGAGGCCACTGCCGACGACAGGAACTGCAAA tCCACAGTGACTATGGAGGGAGACAAGTTGGTCCACGTCCAGAAGTGGGACGGCAAGGAGAACAAGCTGGTCAGAGAAATCAAGGATGGCAAGATGATCATG AATTTGACCTTTGAAGATGTCCATGCGGTGCGTAGCTATGAGAAGGCATGA
- the LOC120546849 gene encoding uncharacterized protein LOC120546849, translating into MAQFRWIMMSSFLMLLFQFRAAAGEYHSFTVRVGDEVTLSCENVTCDQHKYNRTTWLFSGSGNTVTLLELGQIQEETKARSDRLNVTENCSLVIKNVTEEDAGRYTCRQFRSGENQQGGDTVDLSVVNPTEQQNNETVTFNCSVSTYEQCRHFKVEWLYEGDKKDFKDMKTSPSTCSASVTFTRSDFYQTYYQSLKCEVIHSLTGKVQLFPVIPPQSSWKPGWWWLLIIVFVGLVVIIPVGVFRWKRAKGNKTQTDDNTADPEAGVSYVSVSFKKTNRRTQGRDKDDNDDAVTYSTVNTSSSSAGASAHPRNLDPTYAGRPKK; encoded by the exons ATGGCTCAGTTCAGATGGATTATGATGTCTTCATTTCTGATGCTTCTGTTTCAGTTTAGAG cagcagctgggGAATATCACTCCTTTACTGTCAGAGTTGGAGATGAAGTCACTTTGTCTTGTGAAAATGTGACATGTGATCAGCATAAATATAACCGTACTACCTGGCTCTTCAGTGGTTCAGGAAACACAGTGACGCTGTTAGAACTCGGGCAGATTCAGGAAGAAACCAAAGCTAGATCAGACAGACTGAATGTTACAGAGAACTGTTCTCTGGTTATAAAGAATGTCACAGAGGAGGATGCTGGTCGTTACACTTGCAGACAGTTCAGATCAGGAGAGAACCAACAGGGTGGAGACACTGTTGATCTGTCTGTTGTTAACC CGACCGAACAGCAGAACAATGAAACGGTGACGTTCAACTGCTCTGTGTCGACATATGAACAATGCAGACACTTCAAAGTGGAGTGGCTGTATGAGGGTGATAAGAAGGATTTCAAAGACATGAAGACATCACCGAGTACCTGTTCAGCCTCTGTGACATTTACAAGATCTGACTTTTATCAGACGTATTACCAGTCGTTGAAATGTGAGGTGATACACAGTTTAACTGGAAAAGTGCAGCTGTTTCCCGTCATCCCTCCTCAGTCCTCATGGAAACCAG GCTGGTGGTGGCTGCTCATCATTGTGTTTGTGGGATTAGTAGTAATAATCCCAGTGGGGGTCTTCAGATGGAAGAGAGCTAAAG gGAACAAAACCCAGACGGATGACAACACG GCTGATCCTGAAGCTGGCGTTTCCTACGTCTCAGTCAGCTTCAAGAAGACCAACAGAAGAACCCAG GGCCGCGATAaggatgataatgatgatgcaGTGACCTACAGCACTGTGaacacctcctcctcttctgctGGAGCCTCTGCTCATCCCAGAAACCTCGACCCTACCTACGCAGGCAGGCCAAAGAaataa